The DNA window AGAAAGAGACCATAGCTCAAAGAGCAAACGAagagagagaaaaaaaaaggggggggaaaatagaacaaaaacGAGAATAAATACGAGAGAAAAAGATGAATCAGAAGAAAAATTGAAGCAGGGTAAGAGCAAAAAGGGAAGGCAGAAAAGAAGAGGAGAAGACGTAAAAGAAAGTCGAGGGAAGGAAGGAGTAAGAAAAACGCTTGAGAAAGGCAAGGAAGAGAAAAAGGAATACGACCCGTTCGAGGAAGACGAAAATGGGCATCTTGAAATTAATGAAGAGTTAATTGAATATGCAAAGAAAAAGATAGCGAATGTTACCACAGAAGATATAGGAAAGACAGGAGGAGTTTATATTCCTCCATTTAAATTAGAAAGATTACAGAATGAGGTTACAAATAAGAAAAGTAGTTTATATCAAAAACAAGAATGgataaagttaaaaaagaaaatcaaCAATATTGTAAACAAAGTAAATATAGACAATATAGGAGATATATGTTATGAATTATTTGAATGTAATTTGATAAGAGGAAAAGGAATATTTAGTCGAGCTATATTACATGCTCAGTTAAGTTCTCCTGCATTTACAAATGTATTTGCATGTCTTTTATGTATAGTTAATTCAAAATTTCCAAATATTGGTTTATTAACAATTCAGAggattattttatattttcgtaGAGCATATAAAAggaatgataaaatattatgttttaatagCGTGAAATTTATAGCTCATATGATTAATCAAAGAATGCTTCATGAAATAGTAGGTTTACAATTATGTTCTTtacttttacaaaatataacaaatgaCTCTGTTCAGGTATGCACTTACTTTTTAGCTGAAGTAGGTCAGCTATTTATGAACATATGCAGGCGAGGATtagatattatttttgatcgattaaaagatataatacaagaaggtaaaataaatattaaaactcAATATGATATTGAAAAGTTGTGGAATCAtaggaaaaattattttaatgaattcCCAACACTCATCGACGATTTAGATTTAATTGATGAAGATACAAAAATTGTTCATGAAATAGATCTACTTGATGAATCCTTTGATAATCAAGAGgagttaaatatatttagggAAGTGCCTTATGAACAGTACGAAGAGGAAAACTTGGAGTGGGAAGACATTTCAAACGAGCTATTGCATGGGGCTACTTCAACCAGTGGGAAGTACAAGAAGAgggaaggaaaaaatataacaaaggGAGGTCATCCGGAGCGTAGTGATACCGCCAGGGTTACTGCAGGCAGTAGCAGTGATAGTAACAGAGGAAGGAGTAGCAGCGGAAGCAGCAGCACAGATTCGGAAATTGATGACCCGAATGAAGGAAGGAAAAGAGGTCACAGGGGTAGCGTTAGTAATGCTAGGAGCAATGGAAGCTGTGATAGCAGCGATAGGGATGGTAGTGATGATACCAGTGATGCTAGCAATGATACCAGTGGAAGTGATCATGGTGAAGGGAATAATGAGGAAATCCACGATATGACCGAACAGTACCTTATTAATCTGCGTAAAAGTGTGTATTTATCAATAATGTCATCGTTAAGTTTTGAAGAGTgtgtacataaattattaaagcTAAATATAAAAGCTGGATACGAAAtagaaatatgtaatatgttaATTGATTGTTGTTGCATGGAAAAAACGTTTCAAAAGTTTTATGCTCTACAAGCAGAAAGATTAtgtaaacttaaaaaaatatttcaagaaaattttgaaaaatgctTTGAAAACTCGTATAATACAGCTCATAGACTTGAGACAGCAAAATTAAGAAACTGTTCCAAATTTTTTgctcatttattatttactgaTGCTATATCATGGAGTAGCTTTGTGATCATTAAGTTGACTGAAGAAGATACTACAGCATCAACgagaatatttattaaaattttattacaagAGTTGACTAATAATTTAGGGGTGCAAGAATTTTATCACAAGATTAATCATCCAGCTATATCTCCCTTCCTAACTGGCTTATTTCCAAACAACAATGCGCAAAATATTAGGTTTtgtattaacttttttacaGCCATTGGTTTGGGTGTATTAACAACATCCATGCGGAATTTGCTGCTCAAGTGAGGGGAGTAGCACGGGAAGCAATGCCGTTGAATGGAAAGGGAgagtggaaaaaaaaaaaagaatctGCAATAAAAAGCATTACAGAGACAcagaaaaattatgaacaacgTCGTAGGACAACCCAAGACacgtataaataaatgcataaattATTGCATTGATTAACTACAAACAGTgacaatatatatgtagtaaGAAAAAGATCATCAacagtgaaaaaaaaaaaaaaagaaaaaacgtTATTAAATAATCATGCCTCCCCCCTCTCTACTTCCGAGTAACAAATATTAGCAGATAGCACGCAtacatttgtacatatatgtatgtatacatacttGTGAAgcaattttcaaataatacaaaaagaaaaaaaaaaaaaaaaaattaaattatatttcattatattatatttcattaaattatatttcattaaattatacttcattaaattaaattttaaataaatttaatgtaGTCATTCCGCACGGCGGAAACTTGGACACTCTCTTTGCGCAAATCCGTGCAGTGTGTGCTCtccatatatgtttatttacttctttttagTTTTACCTCCTTATACAGCTTAATAAAGTTTctgttttttgtttcaaactTAAAAACTATTTGATCTAAGTTTTGCGATTATTAGGGAAGCAACCTGTATCTGCGCGCGTGTTGTATGCATGTGCGtatgtgtataaatgtatatatatatatatatatatatgtgtattcatgtatttatgtacataggCACACATTGGTGAATTTATTTAACACATTCTTACCATTATggcatatttatatgctaGACTTTCCAGGGAAGAGTTAATGGCCGATACTTTTTCGAAGAGCATGTCGTTTTTATCTTCAATTTTGTTTAATCTGTCTAAGTGTATTTCAGTTtctatgtaaatatatgaggtaaaaaaagaaaagattaGATATGAAAAGCTGcattatatctatatctacaTATACATCAACATGAACAAAATATGTGAATAGCAAAAAAGTTGCTTTGCTACAGACATGTTTGTTAAGATGACATAAAACGGATAAGACGATAAACAATAACAGCTCGTTACTACTTGCCCTTTCGttactccttttttttttttttttttttttttaacctgATATTTTGTAACTGTTTATGTGCTCCTTTAACtccataatatttttaatttgtgcACTATAAGTTCTCATGAAATTTAAGTGAGACAGGATAATGTTTTTCTTGTACTCAAAGGTGTTATACACATCCAGAATGCTATTACTGTGaatgtaaatgtaaaagTCATTATCTGAAAGAGGGaggatgtaaaaaaaaaaaaaaaaaaacaattaaaatggCTActagttaaaaatattaaagttaTATTATTCGTGagcaattatattttttaatttttttctttttttttaagatttatctttttaaatttaatttgtaGCAAAAAAGTGGGGGGGGGGTTATTCATTTTGTTGTCATCATGACGTGAATGTAGTAGTTCGATtggtatatatgcatatatgtgtgtacacaTAAATGTACAATGTGAGGTTCGAGTAAGCTAACATTGACTGTATAAATCTTGAAGGTACTCCTTTGATATCTGTTGCAGTATTAACTTGATGATGCAAATATGAACAGCAATACTATTTTTGTGCTCGTGCTTTTTGATCATTTCTATTAATTCGTCTTTGTTCGTGTTTATTAGATTTTCTGGAAGGAAATTAGAATTGGAGAAATGTAGAATAAATATGAAGgtatgtaaatgtatgtgAGTGTGTACTTAAGTACATATTCGTTCATATGCTTATTCGTGTAGGCACATGACTATGCATTTGCTTATTTATGAagctttttttcttaataacgTTTGTTGTAAACTAACCGAGGGATACGTTTTCTAAACATGACTTTATTTCATCCAGGTATTTTTGATTTTCTGTGCTCTGTTCATGTTCTTTacttttattgttattatgaACTTGGTTTTCACTGcaatcataaaatatatcatcattttcagtcttgttttcattattgggcttttcataaaatttgaTATCACCTATGACACGTTCAATTTTTAGTATCCGATCTTTTAAGTTGTTCACGAGCGatcttttttcttccataTTTAACGTCATCTTTTTTACTCATttgttttgtatattttgcacttattttttcgtatattttgcacttattttttcgtatattttgcacttattttttcgtatattttgcacttattttttcgtatatTTTGCTCTTAATTTGTCGTATATTTTacacttatttttttgtatattttttgctcTTAATTTGTCGTATATTTTGCACTTGATTTGTCGTATAGTTTGCACTTAATttgttgtatatttttctcttatttttcatatgtttttcttttattttttatttcattttttgagtGGTAGAATGTCGCGATATCATCCAGTTATCGGTGGAATAATGTAAGTTTAATTTATGCATGTGTGTGTACACCTTTCTTTTATGCTATGTTTGTATAATTCAACATGTACgttttgaaaaatgaataaaaaggaatatatccaaataaaacgaaatagaACGGAATAAAAtgagataaaaataaaaaaaagtatgctCTACAAGTTCTTAATTCCATATATAAGTTCGCTTAAATATGGCAAACTTTTATAGTATTTGGGTAAAATAacgtttataaa is part of the Plasmodium malariae genome assembly, chromosome: 14 genome and encodes:
- the CWC22 gene encoding pre-mRNA-splicing factor CWC22, putative, which gives rise to MIKGKDENKSKEKISLRGERKTGEREKKKKKKKKKSHSSSASSNSGNYYCDNKNDNGSNSGMRETNSRNRSSLSYDEDKRRSDRFHNDEKLKTKQKSEASSKHSYNNYYSGRNAHGRSKINSDEVKKIKRKNVKRSSSFESNINSRGKGNVRSYNSSYSQEEMLHRGNNSTSEEEEKRKYYTQNRYRRRDERNSSNGKENDKRVRVKQEERKRKTTKWTEKTCKTDEMNGTNETHEKNETVKEGDTNTFVPNNKHNMCQERSNTKKRKYDKEVKACFEADEGNEKKKNEKERIKLKVEKNYEKHKSYSSTSDEEEKDENTSYEKMKNQSRVVKHRHNKENIEEKNEKNKCEKRIYEIKHIYKKGDELVQKKRKRRNEPSEEENRKLCSLSKSNDKKEVSRRKSNRSEESAVGSTVKSRREQYNDETKNMKRKTESKRYSNKEHREDASSRRNRAISRSISSSFHGRKGVDLPLHRKRNIQRVSSELSEYSMRRRKGKSDNMGHAHINMVNEEKEKYSKRYKRKRSSSYERGGRVRDRSSSNSSINRSGGRSSSVGSSKRSSIRRSASSSIRRSASSSVRRSASSSVRRSASSSVRRSASSSVSSSASSSVSSSASSSVSSSASSSVSSSASSSVSSSIKRSISGSINRSGEERDHSSKSKRRERKKKGGENRTKTRINTREKDESEEKLKQGKSKKGRQKRRGEDVKESRGKEGVRKTLEKGKEEKKEYDPFEEDENGHLEINEELIEYAKKKIANVTTEDIGKTGGVYIPPFKLERLQNEVTNKKSSLYQKQEWIKLKKKINNIVNKVNIDNIGDICYELFECNLIRGKGIFSRAILHAQLSSPAFTNVFACLLCIVNSKFPNIGLLTIQRIILYFRRAYKRNDKILCFNSVKFIAHMINQRMLHEIVGLQLCSLLLQNITNDSVQVCTYFLAEVGQLFMNICRRGLDIIFDRLKDIIQEGKINIKTQYDIEKLWNHRKNYFNEFPTLIDDLDLIDEDTKIVHEIDLLDESFDNQEELNIFREVPYEQYEEENLEWEDISNELLHGATSTSGKYKKREGKNITKGGHPERSDTARVTAGSSSDSNRGRSSSGSSSTDSEIDDPNEGRKRGHRGSVSNARSNGSCDSSDRDGSDDTSDASNDTSGSDHGEGNNEEIHDMTEQYLINLRKSVYLSIMSSLSFEECVHKLLKLNIKAGYEIEICNMLIDCCCMEKTFQKFYALQAERLCKLKKIFQENFEKCFENSYNTAHRLETAKLRNCSKFFAHLLFTDAISWSSFVIIKLTEEDTTASTRIFIKILLQELTNNLGVQEFYHKINHPAISPFLTGLFPNNNAQNIRFCINFFTAIGLGVLTTSMRNLLLK
- the PmUG01_14072600 gene encoding conserved Plasmodium protein, unknown function, with protein sequence MEEKRSLVNNLKDRILKIERVIGDIKFYEKPNNENKTENDDIFYDCSENQVHNNNKSKEHEQSTENQKYLDEIKSCLENVSLENLINTNKDELIEMIKKHEHKNSIAVHICIIKLILQQISKEYLQDLYSQYNDFYIYIHSNSILDVYNTFEYKKNIILSHLNFMRTYSAQIKNIMELKEHINSYKISETEIHLDRLNKIEDKNDMLFEKVSAINSSLESLAYKYAIMFLSLKQKTETLLSCIRR